One Setaria viridis chromosome 3, Setaria_viridis_v4.0, whole genome shotgun sequence DNA window includes the following coding sequences:
- the LOC117848915 gene encoding ABC transporter F family member 1 codes for MVSEASKKKAAQKKAAAAAKRGGKAAAASSSSSSSSAAAAAEKAANGVAALKLSDRTCTGVLASHPLSRDIHIESLSLTFHGHDLIVDSELELNYGRRYGLLGLNGCGKSTLLTAIGCRELPIPEHMDIYHLSHEIEASDMSALQAVVSCDEERVQLEKEAEILAAQDDGGGEALDRVYERLDAMDAATAEKRAAEILFGLGFSKQMQAKKTKDFSGGWRMRIALARALFMNPTILLLDEPTNHLDLEACVWLEEMLKNFDRILVVISHSQDFLNGVCTNIIHMQNKKLKLYTGNYDQYVQTRSELEENQMKQYKWEQEQIASMKEYIARFGHGSAKLARQAQSKEKTLAKMERGGLTEKVVRDKVLVFRFTDVGKLPPPVLQFVEVKFGYTPDNLIYKCLDFGVDLDSRIALVGPNGAGKSTLLKLMTGDLVPLDGMVRRHNHLRIAQYHQHLAEKLDLDMSALAYMMKEYPGTEEEKMRSAVGRFGLSGKAQVMPMKNLSDGQRSRVIFAWLAYRQPQLLLLDEPTNHLDIETIDSLAEALNEWDGGLVLVSHDFRLINQVAQEIWVCENQAVTRWEGDIMDFKAHLKSKAGLSD; via the exons ATGGTTTCGGAGGCCagcaagaagaaggccgcccagaagaaggccgccgcggccgccaagAGGGGAGgcaaggcagcggcggcgtcctcgtcctcgtcttcttcctccgcggccgcggccgcggagaAGGCGGCGAACGGCGTCGCGGCGCTCAAGCTCTCCGACCGCACCTGCACCGGGGTCCTCGCGTCCCACCCGCTCTCCCGCGATATCCAC ATAGAGTCTCTTTCATTAACATTCCATGGGCATGACCTTATTGTGGATTCTGAGTTGGAGCTCAACTATGGGAG GCGATACGGGTTGCTTGGCTTGAATGGCTGTGGAAAATCTACTCTTCTCACAGCAATAGGCTGCAGAGAACTTCCTATCCCTGAACATATGGACATATACCATCTCAGCCATGAGATTGAGGCTTCAGATATGTCTGCACTACAAGCTGTTGTTAGTTGTGATGAAGAAAGAGTCCAGTTGGAAAAGGAAGCTGAAATTTTGGCTGCGCAG gatgatggtggtggtgaagcTTTGGATCGTGTGTATGAGCGTCTAGATGCAATGGATGCCGCAACTGCAGAAAAGCGGGCTGCTGAAATATTATTTGGTTTGGGGTTTTCCAAACAGATGCAGGCAAAGAAAACTAAAGATTTCTCTGGTGGTTGGCGTATGAGAATTGCTTTGGCAAGGGCACTGTTCATGAATCCAACAATCCTTTTGCTTGATGAGCCAACAAACCATCTTG ATCTTGAGGCATGTGTCTGGTTGGAAGAGATGCTAAAGAATTTTGACCGTATACTTGTTGTCATATCACACTCTCAAGATTTTCTAAATGGAGTGTGCACAAACATCATCCATATGCAAAACAAGAAGCTCAAGTTATACACTGGTAATTATGATCAATATGTCCAAACCCGCTCTGAGCTTGAAGAGAATCAAATGAAGCAGTACAAGTGGGAGCAGGAACAGATTGCATCAATGAAGGAGTACATTGCCCGCTTTGGTCATGGTTCTGCGAAGCTTGCACGTCAGGCACAGAGCAAAGAGAAAACTCTTGCAAAGATGGAGCGTGGTGGTCTCACTGAGAAGGTTGTTAGGGACAAAGTACTTGTGTTCCGCTTTACAGATGTTGGCAAGCTTCCGCCACCAGTGCTGCAGTTTGTTGAAGTCAAGTTTGGATATACACCTGATAATCTCATATACAAGTGTCTTGACTTTGGTGTTGATCTTGACTCTAGAATTGCATTGGTTGGTCCCAATGGGGCAGGGAAGAGCACTCTTCTGAAGCTCATGACTGGTGATCTAGTTCCACTAGATGGCATGGTGAGGCGCCACAATCACCTCCGCATTGCGCAGTACCATCAGCATCTTGCAGAGAAGCTGGACCTGGACATGTCGGCTCTGGCTTACATGATGAAGGAATACCCTGGGACTGAAGAAGAGAAGATGAGATCTGCAGTCGGCAGGTTTGGCCTGTCAGGGAAGGCGCAGGTGATGCCGATGAAGAATCTCTCCGACGGGCAGAGGAGCCGTGTCATCTTTGCATGGCTGGCCTACAGGCAGCCACAACTGCTGCTGCTTGATGAGCCTACTAACCATCTTGATATTGAGACCATCGACTCCCTGGCAGAGGCGCTGAACGAGTGGGATGGTGGTTTGGTCCTGGTGAGCCATGACTTCCGGCTGATCAACCAGGTTGCTCAAGAGATCTGGGTGTGTGAGAACCAGGCAGTGACTAGGTGGGAAGGTGATATCATGGATTTCAAGGCACACTTGAAGAGCAAGGCTGGTCTATCCGATTAG